The following coding sequences are from one Ooceraea biroi isolate clonal line C1 chromosome 5, Obir_v5.4, whole genome shotgun sequence window:
- the LOC105287686 gene encoding uncharacterized protein LOC105287686 isoform X1, whose product MIQDIKDKQDSNDSNHCGNFQFAVLLVMLLAGPTEEFFFEYPRKALTEFFQSLRTKKQPPKQNVQHYHMHYYPMPLTLLGWMKAPDKQELDKLYEDRLTSFGWTDYHYKFSPDPSIIMSGFPPLWDDTDLWNEEITGPDNVRATIDRNAKGILLRVPVNQQFVLHLMKKRGQKETAV is encoded by the exons ATGATACAAGACATAAAGGACAAACAAGATTCCAACGATTCTAATCATTGTGGTAATTTCCAGTTTGCGGTGTTGCTCGTCATGCTACTGGCTGGACCTACGGaagaattttttttcgaaTA TCCTAGAAAGGCTCTGACAGAGTTTTTTCAGTCATTGAGGACAAAAAAGCAACCGCCCAAGCAGAATGTACAACACTATCACATGCATTACTATCCAATGCCCTTGACTCTGTTGGGCTGGATGAAAGCGCCGGACAAGCAAGAACTCGACAAGCTGTACGA AGATCGTCTCACGTCATTCGGATGGACAGATTACCACTACAAGTTCTCGCCCGATCCTTCAATAATCATGTCGGGCTTTCCACCGTTATGGGATGATACGGATTTATGGAACGAGGAAATTACAG GTCCCGATAACGTGCGTGCCACGATCGATCGTAACGCCAAAGGCATATTGCTGCGAGTTCCTGTCAATCAGCAGTTTGTGCTCCATTTGATGAAGAAACGAGGACAGAAAGAAACGGCGGTCTGA
- the LOC105287693 gene encoding uncharacterized protein LOC105287693, translated as MTVMLLQRSVTPQSTHSQKTATKDCSAKPPFLFLLDDREEHRHSTDTNTTATTNNNNNNNNNNNINNNNNNFLKRGAQRSSSCDHVADEAPASVTSQRLAGGGQDVAMRYYRLWIYACNLVLLGSAVGFSAAVSQTLLFTSDPRRYVVPGVPHAFDLTALYGYLALAAQLGLVQMLGCIAARRLNARLLNIYWIVLLVLLFGDAVIGVAWIFRFEKMRAELRPTLRLRLQVDYDKEPRFSEQWDRLQREFMCCGVTGPRDFGSRWPQTCCATSINASDPCQHPYGRGCEESLVRWLRKTADLLFVLGFCVIAFAKLCFLGILRYEIREMIQKIRMLREPPPPATPFAQPPFCQMVPEAASNGSIARCATMPNTVTPVGNASLLLQSEECNPSRHPLLANNLQDGGADSDTNSNCALILEETTPTSASNHNNCTAGGGHEKSNGNNNYEMREFNRRLLLSNGASPGTGVNAMTSQSRRT; from the exons ATGACGGTGATGCTGCTGCAACGTTCAGTCACCCCGCAGTCGACGCACAGCCAAAAGACAGCGACCAAAGACTGCAGCGCGAAGCcgccctttctctttctactgGATGACCGTGAAGAACATCGGCACTCGACCGACACCAACACCACGGCCACTACAaataacaacaacaataacaacaataataacaatatcaacaataacaataataatttcttaaagaGGGGCGCCCAGAGGAGCAGCAGCTGCGATCACGTCGCCGACGAGGCGCCGGCGTCGGTGACGTCCCAACGGCTCGCCGGCGGTGGTCAGGACGTCGCGATGCGATATTACCGCCTCTGGATCTACGCCTGTAACCTGGTGCTGCTCGGTAGCGCGGTCGGTTTCTCCGCCGCGGTGTCGCAGACCCTCCTGTTCACCAGCGATCCTCGCCGGTACGTGGTACCGGGTGTGCCTCACGCCTTCGACCTCACCGCGCTCTACGGCTACCTGGCCCTGGCGGCGCAGCTCGGTCTGGTGCAGATGCTCGGTTGTATCGCTGCCAGGCGGCTCAACGCCCGGTTGCTCAACATCTATTGGATAGTGCTGCTGGTATTGCTGTTTGGCGACGCCGTCATCGGGGTCGCCTGGATCTTCCGCTTCGAGAAGATGCGCGCCGAGCTCAGGCCAACGCTCAGGCTGCGTTTacag GTAGATTACGACAAGGAGCCGCGGTTCAGCGAGCAGTGGGACCGGCTGCAACGAGAATTCATGTGTTGCGGAGTGACCGGTCCGCGAGACTTTGGTTCCCGTTGGCCGCAGACTTGCTGCGCGACGAGCATCAACGCGAGCGACCCGTGCCAGCATCCGTACGGTCGCGGCTGCGAGGAGTCGCTCGTACGCTGGCTCAGGAAGACGGCCGATCTGCTGTTCGTCCTGGGCTTTTGCGTGATTGCTTTCGCCAAGCTCTGTTTCCTCGGTATACTGCGCTACGAGATACGGGAGATGATACAGAAGATACGGATGCTGCGGGAACCGCCACCGCCGGCCACGCCGTTCGCGCAACCACCCTTCTGCCAGATGGTGCCGGAAGCGGCGAGTAACGGCAGCATCGCCAGATGCGCGACTATGCCTAACACGGTCACACCTGTCG GCAACGCGTCGCTGCTGTTACAATCGGAAGAGTGTAACCCCAGTAGACACCCGTTGCTGGCAAACAACCTGCAAGACGGCGGTGCCGACAGCGACACGAACAGTAATTGCGCGCTGATACTCGAGGAGACGACGCCGACTTCGGCGAGTAATCACAATAACTGCACGGCCGGCGGCGGCCACGAGAAGAGCAACGGCAACAACAACTACGAGATGCGCGAGTTCAACCGCAGGTTGCTGCTGTCGAACGGCGCCAGTCCGGGCACGGGCGTGAACGCGATGACCAGCCAGAGCAGGCGCACCTGA
- the LOC105287686 gene encoding uncharacterized protein LOC105287686 isoform X3 — MLLAGPTEEFFFEYPRKALTEFFQSLRTKKQPPKQNVQHYHMHYYPMPLTLLGWMKAPDKQELDKLYEDRLTSFGWTDYHYKFSPDPSIIMSGFPPLWDDTDLWNEEITGPDNVRATIDRNAKGILLRVPVNQQFVLHLMKKRGQKETAV; from the exons ATGCTACTGGCTGGACCTACGGaagaattttttttcgaaTA TCCTAGAAAGGCTCTGACAGAGTTTTTTCAGTCATTGAGGACAAAAAAGCAACCGCCCAAGCAGAATGTACAACACTATCACATGCATTACTATCCAATGCCCTTGACTCTGTTGGGCTGGATGAAAGCGCCGGACAAGCAAGAACTCGACAAGCTGTACGA AGATCGTCTCACGTCATTCGGATGGACAGATTACCACTACAAGTTCTCGCCCGATCCTTCAATAATCATGTCGGGCTTTCCACCGTTATGGGATGATACGGATTTATGGAACGAGGAAATTACAG GTCCCGATAACGTGCGTGCCACGATCGATCGTAACGCCAAAGGCATATTGCTGCGAGTTCCTGTCAATCAGCAGTTTGTGCTCCATTTGATGAAGAAACGAGGACAGAAAGAAACGGCGGTCTGA
- the LOC105287685 gene encoding uncharacterized protein LOC105287685 isoform X1, which produces MFQPSLELDDSVPSWWEAECVRYGLSHAPVRHRLTAIMGRSHVVRLTDRSYMMRLTSRLQEDREARQRTRIEARKLRRTAIVPELRGSLPGKVTSRRARRCVTKPHADAAKKCKQLPQLLLTD; this is translated from the exons ATGTTTCAACCGAGCCTGGAGCTGGACGACTCCGTGCCATCCTGGTGGGAAGCGGAATGCGTGCGATACGG GTTGAGTCACGCGCCCGTAAGACATCGGTTAACGGCAATAATGGGGAGGAGCCATGTGGTACGATTGACGGATCGTAGCTACATGATGCGGCTCACGTCCAGACTGCAGGAGGATCGCGAGGCGCGGCAAAGAACCCGCATCGAAGCGCGAAAATTGCGGCGTACCGCGATCGTACCGGAATTGCGCGGATCATTGCCCGGAAAGGTGACGAGTCGACGAGCTCGCAGATGCGTGACAAAACCTCACGCGGACGCGGCGAAGAAGTGCAAGCAATTACCGCAACTTTTGTTGACGGACTAG
- the LOC105287685 gene encoding uncharacterized protein LOC105287685 isoform X2: MFQPSLELDDSVPSWWEAECVRYGLSHAPVRHRLTAIMGRSHVVRLTDRSYMMRLTSRLQEDREARQRTRIEARKLRRTAIVPELRGSLPGKICIKIREQF; the protein is encoded by the exons ATGTTTCAACCGAGCCTGGAGCTGGACGACTCCGTGCCATCCTGGTGGGAAGCGGAATGCGTGCGATACGG GTTGAGTCACGCGCCCGTAAGACATCGGTTAACGGCAATAATGGGGAGGAGCCATGTGGTACGATTGACGGATCGTAGCTACATGATGCGGCTCACGTCCAGACTGCAGGAGGATCGCGAGGCGCGGCAAAGAACCCGCATCGAAGCGCGAAAATTGCGGCGTACCGCGATCGTACCGGAATTGCGCGGATCATTGCCCGGAAAG ATATGTATCAAAATACGAGAACAGTTTTGA
- the LOC105287686 gene encoding uncharacterized protein LOC105287686 isoform X2 has product MYNKQGVALASRILGESSIRFKDSILNFCLSHFSPRKALTEFFQSLRTKKQPPKQNVQHYHMHYYPMPLTLLGWMKAPDKQELDKLYEDRLTSFGWTDYHYKFSPDPSIIMSGFPPLWDDTDLWNEEITGPDNVRATIDRNAKGILLRVPVNQQFVLHLMKKRGQKETAV; this is encoded by the exons ATGTACAACAAACAAGGAGTAGCCTTAGCCTCGAGAATACTTGGGGAATCTTCGATCCGTTTCAAGGATTCTATACTGAACTTCTGCCTGTCACATTTCAGTCCTAGAAAGGCTCTGACAGAGTTTTTTCAGTCATTGAGGACAAAAAAGCAACCGCCCAAGCAGAATGTACAACACTATCACATGCATTACTATCCAATGCCCTTGACTCTGTTGGGCTGGATGAAAGCGCCGGACAAGCAAGAACTCGACAAGCTGTACGA AGATCGTCTCACGTCATTCGGATGGACAGATTACCACTACAAGTTCTCGCCCGATCCTTCAATAATCATGTCGGGCTTTCCACCGTTATGGGATGATACGGATTTATGGAACGAGGAAATTACAG GTCCCGATAACGTGCGTGCCACGATCGATCGTAACGCCAAAGGCATATTGCTGCGAGTTCCTGTCAATCAGCAGTTTGTGCTCCATTTGATGAAGAAACGAGGACAGAAAGAAACGGCGGTCTGA